The DNA sequence TCCAACGGTGGCAGCGATATATTTGTATCAAAGCTCAATAGTGAATTGACAAGCCTCCTTGCTTCTACATACTTAGGAGGAGCTATCCCTGATTATGCTTCATCCGTAGCTATAGACCCAGGCGGGAATATCTATGTAGCTGGCTATACCTGGTCATCAAACTTTCCAACAACTGCAGATGCTTATGATACCTCTGTTGATACATCTCTCAACGGTGTCCCTGACATATTTATTGCAAAACTTGACAGTAATCTTTCTGCTCCAGATACAATACCACCAATAGTTGATGCTACAAATCCCATAAGCAACACAACTGATGTGGCTATAAATACGGTCATTACCGCTACCTTTAGCGAGATGATAAATGCCTCTACTATTACACCAGCTACATTCACGGTCAATGATGGGAATAGTAACATCATCGGTACCGTATCCTATACAGGTACTACCGCCACATTTACCCCTTCCAATGATTTAAGCTATTCTACTACCTACACGGCAACCATTACGACAGGGGTGAAGGATATAGCAGGTAATGCCTTATCTTCAAATTATAGCTGGAGTTTTGCTACAGGGCAGAACCCGAATACCGCACCTGTTGCTAATGCCGGAAACGATCAATCGGTACATGTTGGGAATACGGTTACGCTGGACGGAAGCGAAAGCTCAGACCTGGACGGTAATTTATTAACGTACAACTGGACATTTATCTCCAAACCCGGAGGAAGCTCAGCAACACTGAGCGATTCGACCCTGATGAATCCAACATTTACTGTAGACAAGGCAGGGACATATAAAGTAAGCCTGGTAGTGAATGATGGTGTGGTAGACAGTATAGCTGATACGGTACTGGTCAGTACCATGAATGTTAAACCCGTTGCCAATGCAGGGGCTGGCCAATCTGTATATGTGGGGAGTCTGGTTACGCTGGATGGAAGCGGCAGTACAGACCCGGACGGAGATCAACTGACGTACAACTGGACATTCCAGTCAAAACCACAGAATAGTACCGCAGCACTCGATAACCCTGCATCAACCAGTCCAACCTTTACCGTTGATAAAGCCGGTACCTACGTGGTGAGCCTTACGGTTAATGATGGAGCGCTTGATAGTGATCCTGATACGGTAACGATCAGCAACATCAACGTTGCCCCGGTAGCCGATGCCGGCATGGATCAGTCGATAACGATCATAGGGACTACCGTCCAGCTTGATGGTACTCAGAGTTACGACCCGGATGGTGACCCTCTTACCTGTCAGTGGGCATTTACTTCAAAACCCAATGGAAGTACTGCATCCCTTGCTAATGCCGATACTGACACACCAGCGTTTACTGCCGATGTGCATGGTGAGTACGTAGTGCAGTTAATAGTAAAAGATACTTCATTCCTGAGTTCTCACGATACGGTAGTGATAAGCTTTACCAACATAAAACCGGTAGCAAATGCCGGAACGAGCCAGTCGGCTGTTGTTGGTGATACGGTAACGATAAACGGGAGTGGAAGCACGGACGGGAATGGGGATTCCCTGTCCTATGCGTGGACATTTTCATCAGTTCCTGATGGAAGTAATGCCGGGATAGCCGATCCAACGGCAATAACAACGACCTTTGTTCCTGATAAGGCAGGTACCTATATTGTACAGCTTGTGGTAAACGATGGTATTATTGATAGTGATCCAAACACGGTTCAGGTGCAAGTAATAGATGTACAGACAGCAGCAATACAGGCTATCCAGGATTGTGAAGGGGTAATTACATCACTCAATTCCAGTGTATTCAAAAATGTCAACATGCAAAACACCCTGATTAACAAGCTCAATGCAGTGATTGCAAATATAGAGGCGGGTAGTTATGAGGATGCCCTGGGGCAACTCCGGAACGACATCTTCGGTAAGACAGATGGTTGTGCAGATACCAATAGTCCTGACAAGAATGACTGGATCAGGGACTGCACTGCACAGGGAACGGTGTATTCGTACATCCAGCATGCTATTATGGTAGTGGAGGGACTGATAGCAAGTAATTGAGCGGAATAATGAATTTCAGATTGTTTATGCTCAATGGATAAGAAATCTCAAAGCGATTCTGTAGTGGCAAGGCACGCCTTGCCACTACACGTTACGCGTGTATAGTATGCAAAGGATAAAACCGGACATTATCTAACAAGGATGGTTTGTCCGTGCTTATAGAATCAAATCCTGGCTCATCGTGTTCGGCTTTATTTTTGGATTACTACAGGTTTTTGAAAAATAATCCCATAGGGGCATATTCATGAAGCGGGTTTGCGGTAGGGCAGATGAAGCGATAGCGAATTCGCCTTTTCTGGAAATAGTATTGGTGGATTCGGCGTAAAAACCAATGCCTTAATCCACCCTACTCATACCTTGTGACTATAACCGCATCTCTCAGGTTGAACACGGACAAACAAGTTTGTCCGTGCCACCCCATAACTCGTAACACGGTAGTCTTTTAAAAAATAACCCCATAGGGGTGAATGTTTATAGAAAGATGTATATACAAGACATTAGCTCCATCGGAGCGGTATGTGACCTTAGCACAGAAACATCATGCCACTCCGATGGAGCTTGATTATTGTGGCGGAATGATTTATCTATAAACATTTCGCTCCCAACGGAGCTGCTTACGTTGCTCCCAATGGAGCCTTTCACGGTGTTTTTCAAAAAACGAAAGTGTTACCATAATTCTCAAAGTTATTGATAAATACTTGTTAATCATTCTCTCTTTTTGTTCGCGTGGCACTATACCACGTAAGGGCTTCTTCGTATCTTTTTTCACTGATATGTGCCAGGAATGCCAGTTTTGCTGCCTCAGGGGAGTTTTTGAGATGCCATGACCTGAGCGCATGATTGAGCGCATCCAGAGGATTTCCCATCCGTAATTTATTCCTGCCGATTGAGATCTCAGACTCGGCAGCCTGCAGGATTGCCTGTAACGTTTGCAGCTCGCAGCCGCACCGGACACAGGTGGGGGAATCCGAATTTGTTTTTTTACACGAGGGACATTGAATTTCCATTAGTCCTCCAGATAAAAGATCATGTCTTCAAGGGATGTATTTATTTCACTCAAACGTTTTGTATCGCCGGCGTTTACCGCATCACGACTTTTACCCAGTAAATCGCGTATCTCTTGTGCATCTTCTTGTCCGATAGAACTCAACAATTTCTCTGCCCGTTTGCGGAGGTCTTTTGCTTTCATAAGAAGCGGTTGTTTTTCTGTTTCTTCTCCTTCTACAATCTCAAAGTGAGCATCAGCGACCTCTGCTTCTTCATCTTCAGCCTCATCAGTCAAGAAAGAAGCTATATTCTTTTGAGCTGCTGCAATATCTAAGTGGGTTTTGATATTTTTGGTATCCATCGTCACAACTTTTGAAAGTCCCGTACATTTTTCAATAGCAGTGACCTTCAAGATGCCATTAATATCAAGCTCAAGATTTAATACAATTTCATTTCCCCCCGGAACCTTGCTCAATCCTTTAACGAGAAAATTACCGATGAAGATATTGTCCTCCGCAAGAGGTTCCTCTCCCTGATAAATATTTACATCTACCTCCTCCTGATTATCAGCCACGGTATAAAAGACTTCTCCTTTGCTTACGGGTAAAGGGGTATTTCGCTTGATGATAGGAACAAAGACATCGAGGTGCGTCTGTCCATCGTATTCTCCTATGGCGCTGGTGCCAAAAGTATAGGGGGTAATATCTACCAGGATAGAATGTGTTTTGTAACCGGCAATAACACCACCTTGAATGGCAGCGCCCATAGAAACAATCAGGTCCGGGCTGATTTCATAATGGGGTTCAATCCCTATTTCGCTTTTGATGATTTCATGTACCAAAGGGGTTCGGGTCGCGCCGCCAACGAGAATGATCTTATCTATCTCTCTTGGCAGGATCGATGCATCCTTGAGACACATTTGGATACAATTCAAAGTCTTGTGCAAAAGAGGCCGGATCATTTCTTCGTAGTTACTTCTGGATATCTCCATATCGAGATGCAGATCTTTATACAGGTACTCTTCCCGTATCCTTGCAAAAGGATGATCGGAAAGCTCTCGCTTGGCCTTTTCTGCGGATACCAGGAGCCGCCGCCGTGCCTGGAGATCTTCATTTAAATCAATACCGTGCCTGGTTTTGAAATCCTGTATGATATGGTTGATCAATAACTGGTCAAAATCATCTCCGCCAAGTTTGGTATCTCCATGGCTTGCCTTAACCTCCACAACACCGTTTTCAACTACCACAAGAGAGACATCAAATGTACCGCCACCAAGATCATAAACCAGGAGTTTGTGGTTCTCTATATGTCCTGCATCATATGCAAGGGCAGCGGCAGTTGGTTCATTGATAATCCTGACTACGTCGAGTCCTGCCAATAAACCTGCATCTTTTGTTGCCTTTCTCTGGCGGTCATCAAAGTAAGCCGGAACGGTAATGACAGCTTTCTCTATTGTTTTCCCAAGATACCTTTCTGCGTGCTTCTTTAACTCCAGGAGAATGAAGGAGGATATTTCCTCCGGGGAAAATTCCTTATCACCCAACCTGACCCGGATGTGTTCTCCCATTTTTCGTTTTATGGATAACACGGTAGATTCAGGGTCTGAGATTATCTGATTTTTCGCTGTCCTTCCAACAATAAGTTTACCGCTTTTATCAATGCCAACACACGAGGGCATGATTGGATCGCCATCAATAGTAATGACCTTTGGTTTTTCATCCTCCAAGAGAGAAATTTCTGAGTTGGTGGTACCCAGATCTATTCCGACAATTGTTTCCATTATTTAACCTCTTTCATTCATTTTCCGTTTGTGAAAATCTAACCACAGAGGGTACAGGGTATTTCTTTCGTGTATTCTGTGGTTTCCTGTGTATATATAGGGTAGACTTTTGGGTTTGCATCCTTGCAAGGCTAAAGCCTTGCCCTACATCAACGTTGTTTTTTCATGAGTAGAGGCTGGTTTCGAGCCTACTCCTGCTGTCAAAAGCAGCCTAATTTTTTGCTATTCTAACCTCAGCCGGTTTTATACTATATCCTTTGTATAAAAAGCCAGGGGATATTTCTTCTATGACCTGGTTAACTGGATACCTTTCTGTGTGTTCAACGGCAACGGCTGTCATGCATGTAGGATCAAAAGGCATCCCAACCGTTTCTATCCTCATAATTCCTTCCTTGTTTAATAAACTATCTAAATGAGAATAGGTAATATCAAATCCATCTTTAAAACTATTCCATGCATTCCTCCAATTGGTATCGTTTTTAAAGAATGTCTTTTTAGGAGGAGATGATAATCTCTTCTTTAATCTTTCCATTCTTTCCAATACATCAACCAATAGGATAAAAAGGTGCTTACGCGAAAGGAATTCGCTTTCCTCCTTTTCTTTATCCATCTGGTGTAGTCTATTTTGGAGACCAGTAATAGTCTTCTGGAAATCGGACAAGCTTTCTCCGAAACGCGTAAGAACTTCCTGATTCCGCCTTCCTCCCACGCGAAGTTCATTTCTGAAAACGCACAATTCCTGGTAAAATGAATATAAATCTGGTTCCTCAGGCAGGGGATTAACTTCCGGAATCGTGGTTAATTCGCTGAGCCATTGTTTAAATTCACGTTCAATATTGGATTTCCATGATTCCAGATTGCTGTCGGCGTTCACTACTTCATCATACATTTCTGAGTAACTCCTTTAATGTGGTAAAGTCCGGTGGTTTTCTTTTGCCTGTCCTTTTCATTTGCAGCGATAATGCCTCGAAAGGATGGTTTATGGGGATATCTTTATTGAATAAATAAAATTCCAACCGCCTTTTTTCATCTTTTACCGACTCGTATGCATTTGCTATCTCTTTAAACCGCTCTGGTTCTCTATCAGGTGAATAGATCTTTATTAATTCCAAATATGCCCTGCGAATCGTTTTATCATCTGCAGTTGGATCGATACCTAATAATTCATACGGTGTCATAGGATATATTCCTTCATGAAAAAAGCTTATTGTAAAACATAAAAAGGTTAAAAACACAGAAAAAGAAAGGGTTGCTAACGTTTTCTCCTTCCACGCCCGCCCATTGTTCGGTGCATCTCTTCAAATAATTTTTCTAAAATTTCCATCTCCATATTCAGGTCCGTATCCGTACCGCTGGTGTCAAATGCACCACCATAATTCAGTGTATCCTCTACCTTGAGTATTTCTTCCAACGCCTTGATTCTTTTTCTTAAATCCCGCACCAATTCTCTATTGTTTCTCTTTTCTGCAAGATGAAGAATGCGATTCAGTTCTTCGATGCCTTCTTTTCCTGGCAGGCGGAGACGGTTCATTATTTGTAATTGGTATTCCAAATAGTGAAATTGAGGATCGTCCCTGTCTTCCTGCAGCATTTTTTTGATATAGACATCGCCTAATTTGCATGCTTGTTTATCAGACAAGGCAAAAGAGACAATACCGAGGGCATCATTCCGGGAGCATGGTTTGTCAGAAGCGTCAAGAGCATACTGGACAATTCTTTTCATTTCTGCTTTTAACCAGGCAAAACCCAAAGTATTGATATAGCTGTAAATCATCAATAAAGCTACGGCGTTCTCCGGAGTCGGTGGAAGACTCCATTCCTGATAGACCTCTGCGTTTAGTTCTTGCAGAGAAGTATCAGGAAGCTCATAACATCGGGAAATTAATTGAGTGAAGTAAAGAAGAGGAAGTAATTTTTCTGTCTTTCTACGGGCAAGTTGTAGCTTTTCATTGGCTGCGTCCTTGTTTTCATTTTTTAATTCAAGGACAGCCCATCGGGCATAAATATATGCGTATCCTCTATTGAAATCATGGGCATTCGATATTCCATTCTTTAATGCCTTTTCGAATATATTCCTTCCCTGGTCCATCTGCTTTTTATCAAAATAAACACGAGCAGCTTTTAGATAAGAGAAACCAAGATGATCTTTTATGGTGCTGTCCAAAGGATCCCTCTGAGCAGCCTGTTCAAGATATTTCATTCCCTTTATGTATGACTTGCGCTCAACACAACTGACGCCAGCCCGGGTCAGAATGGCAGAATCATCAGGGAAAAGCGGGATTAATCTGTCCAATAATTTATTTGCCTTTGATTGGTTATAGGTTTTTTCATATACTTGTAATAATCCCAGATATGCATCCTTGTTATTCTTATCCATGCTTATACTTTTATTGAAATAGTGTTCAGCAAGATGCGCACTCCTTAGAAGGTCTTTATTTTTCCTAACGGGCAACCAGGGGAAAAGGGGAGGTTCTTGCGGTTTCTCAACAGCAAACAATGAACCAAGATGAAAGTAAACAAGGGATTCCAGTTTGTTATTACTACCAAAAACCTTTCTGTAGGTTTCTAAAAAATACTCCCATACCTGAGCGCAGTCACTGTCATCTTCATCATCATCTACCAGTTTATTTTCAAAAAACAGGCTTTCTGCTTTGCAAATGAGTACCTTCTCAAGATTGTATTCAGGAGAGGTCACCGTATCGTTTTTTAGTAAATCATCGAGATATTTCATTGCTGCTTTGCCGGGTAAATGGTGAATACTATTAAAATAGAACCGTGTGAGTGTACCCGGAATATCGGAACTTTCTTCAGGGAATGACTTCATGGTGTTACGGATATGGCAGTAAGAGTCGTAGTAACGCCCTGCCTTCCAGAGAGAATCGGCTCTTGGCAGAATGGATACAAGGTCTGGATATCCGGCTACTATACACATTTTTTTTACAAATGATTCATGTATGGTATTTCGATCAATAATTTTACTGTTCAGGAGCGCCATATACGGTTGCGCAATATCCCGTAAGAGTGTATTTGAGGAGATACGTCCAAAGGCTTCAAGCGCCCTCTGATCCTCTTTTTTATAAAAGGCAATGAGTCCCTTAATAAACAATTTCCAGTGGGAGAAAAGAGAATGTACCGCAATTTTCTTTGCCTTTAGCCATGCTTCTTCATATCTTTCTGCGGAAATGTCTTCCAACGCATGCTGTACAGTGCATAATTCTTCGTTTATTTCAGGACAGGCTGATTTTAGCTGAGGAAATTCCTGAAATGCGATAACAAGGGCATCGGCTACCTGCGGTAATTCTTGAATATTTGCTAGATCTTTTCCCCGGGATAAGAGATCGGCATATATCCTTGCAACTGCATCATAATCTTTCTTTTTTATGGCAATCGAAATATCCAGATACCCCTCATCCTTATCTCCTGTGAGCGCTTTTATATTATCAATAATTTGAGCTGCATCCAACAGTTGACCATTTTGGATCATTTGATTTGCCAGACCGTGGTAACATTCCAAAAGTTTGGGAAGATATTTTTCTTTGTCAAGCTTGCAGAGTTCCTTAAAACCGTCTTCCGCCTGACGAAACTTTTTCTTTTCCAAATCATCTCTCGCCTGTTCTTCTATAATCTCAGAAGAGAAAAACGTTTTTTGATGAACAAAACTTTCCCTCCCTTTATTCTTTCCTTTTGACATAGTACTATTTCCTGCGATATACAAGTTGTTTAAAAATCGGATAGTAAACAAAGAAGATATACTTTACCTGGATCTTTGCTTGTTTTTGTAAACTGCTCATTGCTTCCGGAAGGCAGTATCTTTAACTTTTCAATAAATCATATCCTCTTTTATTTGCAAATCCCAGCTTAAAAATTCTATCAGCAAGGGCATCTTTTGTAAGTTTCTTGTTGGCTGTTATATTCATTTTTGAGGATAATTCAAGAAGGGTATCTTTTTTGTGTTTTGTGAGTTCTTCCGGAATCTGCTCTGTGGGTAGTTCCTCCAACTGTTGCTGTAATACAGCAATATCGATCGCTCTGCTTTTAGGCTTTTTGGCTTTTGCTTGTTTTGGGAAAAGGCTTTCGGCAAGAAGAGGCCTATCTTTTAAGGTTTCGAAAAATGATGCAAGGGTAGTAATGGCGCTGGATATTTGTTCCATCTCAGATGTATCGGGAAAATGATTAATATTTTCCCGTAACGTCTCAAGTTCTTTTCGTATTTCAGTGATACTTTGCGCTATTCTTTGCCGATCTTCATTTCCTGGCAATAACAAAAGATATTCTTTTATTTGTAGTAATGCATCATTCAGGTTAAGTTTTTTTCTTATTTTTGCCATAGTTAGTTACCATCAACTTTTTGTAAAAACTCATTTGTTACTTCTTTATATTCCGATGCTACTCGAATTGAGTTGCTGTCGTTTGCTAAAAAAACAGGTAACGCAGATGCTGCAGCTTCTGTGTATCCAGTGCCCAACGATATATACTGTTCAAAACAGAGAGTATCGTAATCTTTACGGAGCGATTGCATTCTTTCTTTAAAGGTACTTACAATATTTGGGCCAGATTTACGAATCATCGTAAATAATAATCCTTTCAAAATAACGGATTCTGCATTCGACCCTATAATGCGGTATTTTTGAGTAATAGTAGCATTCAAATCAGTAATTTTTTTTATGAGGATACTTATTCCGATTGTTGATAGATGATCCGGGATTGTTGTTATCATATAATAATCACTGGTGAACACTGAATTCTGGGTTACAAGGTACAAATTTGGAGGGCAATCAATAAGTATGTAATCATAGATGTCTTTTATCCTATCAAGTGCTTTTCTGAGAATATGACGTTGTTCTATATAAAAAAAAGCATCCCGAAAATCACAGGAAGTATCGATACCCAATTCGTTTTTGATCCTCTTGACTGCCCGTCTGAGGATATGGATCTGTTCCTGATAAAATCCCTTTTCATTTTTCATTTTTGTTTTTGCAGCCAAATCAATATCGATGCCTAATAACTCAACATCGGATGGAATCAGGTCAAGGTTTGGCACGGCTTCCTTTGCTGCCTGTTTAATGGGTGACTTCCATATGATTTTTTCAATGTCAAAAGAATTTGCGGTATCCTTTAAATAGGAGTTAAACAATTCTGAGATAGTCCCATGATTTCTTTTAAATATCTCCCATTGTTCTGGTATAGTACATAAAAAGGTTAAGTTTGCTTGAGGATCTGTGTCGATGAGTAAAATTTTCTTGTTATGATACAAGGCTAAGGCACATCCAATATGATACGTGGTGGTTGTTTTACCAACTCCGCCCTTATAGTTGATAAATG is a window from the Candidatus Jettenia sp. genome containing:
- the grpE gene encoding nucleotide exchange factor GrpE translates to MYDEVVNADSNLESWKSNIEREFKQWLSELTTIPEVNPLPEEPDLYSFYQELCVFRNELRVGGRRNQEVLTRFGESLSDFQKTITGLQNRLHQMDKEKEESEFLSRKHLFILLVDVLERMERLKKRLSSPPKKTFFKNDTNWRNAWNSFKDGFDITYSHLDSLLNKEGIMRIETVGMPFDPTCMTAVAVEHTERYPVNQVIEEISPGFLYKGYSIKPAEVRIAKN
- a CDS encoding Hsp70 family protein: METIVGIDLGTTNSEISLLEDEKPKVITIDGDPIMPSCVGIDKSGKLIVGRTAKNQIISDPESTVLSIKRKMGEHIRVRLGDKEFSPEEISSFILLELKKHAERYLGKTIEKAVITVPAYFDDRQRKATKDAGLLAGLDVVRIINEPTAAALAYDAGHIENHKLLVYDLGGGTFDVSLVVVENGVVEVKASHGDTKLGGDDFDQLLINHIIQDFKTRHGIDLNEDLQARRRLLVSAEKAKRELSDHPFARIREEYLYKDLHLDMEISRSNYEEMIRPLLHKTLNCIQMCLKDASILPREIDKIILVGGATRTPLVHEIIKSEIGIEPHYEISPDLIVSMGAAIQGGVIAGYKTHSILVDITPYTFGTSAIGEYDGQTHLDVFVPIIKRNTPLPVSKGEVFYTVADNQEEVDVNIYQGEEPLAEDNIFIGNFLVKGLSKVPGGNEIVLNLELDINGILKVTAIEKCTGLSKVVTMDTKNIKTHLDIAAAQKNIASFLTDEAEDEEAEVADAHFEIVEGEETEKQPLLMKAKDLRKRAEKLLSSIGQEDAQEIRDLLGKSRDAVNAGDTKRLSEINTSLEDMIFYLED
- a CDS encoding AAA family ATPase; this encodes MGKIISFINYKGGVGKTTTTYHIGCALALYHNKKILLIDTDPQANLTFLCTIPEQWEIFKRNHGTISELFNSYLKDTANSFDIEKIIWKSPIKQAAKEAVPNLDLIPSDVELLGIDIDLAAKTKMKNEKGFYQEQIHILRRAVKRIKNELGIDTSCDFRDAFFYIEQRHILRKALDRIKDIYDYILIDCPPNLYLVTQNSVFTSDYYMITTIPDHLSTIGISILIKKITDLNATITQKYRIIGSNAESVILKGLLFTMIRKSGPNIVSTFKERMQSLRKDYDTLCFEQYISLGTGYTEAAASALPVFLANDSNSIRVASEYKEVTNEFLQKVDGN
- a CDS encoding DnaJ domain-containing protein, with protein sequence MTPYELLGIDPTADDKTIRRAYLELIKIYSPDREPERFKEIANAYESVKDEKRRLEFYLFNKDIPINHPFEALSLQMKRTGKRKPPDFTTLKELLRNV